From a region of the Thiomicrorhabdus sp. genome:
- the gspC gene encoding type II secretion system protein GspC, translating into MDTLVRNRIINFFVVLLLIIIAWMLGKFFWAVMDSPKKELLLPVIQNAQVNQAKSTAIAPITLFGRSQSDLSTRPAISQENVQKTRLKLKLLGSLVGPDFGVAIIENAGKSESYSLEETIQNGVILKEVYPDYVVISHNGLLEKLQMIKDDDVFIPNTDSPELNQRQLTILKNVKENALKNPISIMRYVRFQMVQKEGKVTSVKVWPQKEAEIFRSLGFMPGDELQTVDGHSIAELTKSPALWQSLLKKTNLELTLIRNGQTQNVSVNLD; encoded by the coding sequence TTGGATACTTTAGTTAGAAATAGAATCATTAATTTTTTTGTGGTTCTGTTGCTTATCATTATTGCATGGATGCTAGGTAAGTTCTTTTGGGCGGTAATGGATAGCCCTAAAAAAGAACTGTTGTTACCTGTCATACAGAATGCCCAAGTCAATCAAGCTAAGTCCACTGCGATTGCTCCTATCACTCTGTTTGGTCGTTCTCAATCAGATTTATCTACTCGTCCTGCTATTTCTCAAGAAAATGTTCAAAAAACCCGTTTAAAACTGAAGTTGTTGGGTAGTTTAGTAGGCCCAGATTTTGGTGTGGCTATTATTGAGAATGCAGGTAAGTCAGAAAGCTATAGTTTAGAAGAGACAATTCAAAACGGAGTCATACTCAAAGAAGTTTACCCTGACTATGTCGTGATTAGTCACAACGGGCTTTTAGAAAAGTTGCAAATGATAAAAGATGACGATGTGTTTATACCAAATACAGATTCTCCGGAATTAAATCAGCGTCAGTTAACCATTCTTAAAAACGTTAAAGAAAATGCCTTGAAGAATCCGATATCAATTATGCGTTATGTGCGTTTTCAGATGGTTCAAAAAGAGGGTAAGGTCACTTCTGTAAAAGTGTGGCCACAAAAAGAAGCAGAGATATTTCGCTCTCTTGGTTTTATGCCAGGTGATGAGTTGCAAACAGTAGATGGACATTCGATTGCAGAGCTGACTAAGTCGCCTGCCTTGTGGCAATCACTTTTAAAGAAAACAAATTTAGAGTTAACGTTAATTAGAAATGGCCAAACACAGAATGTGTCGGTTAATCTGGATTAG
- the gspD gene encoding type II secretion system secretin GspD, which produces MNIAHNANNQESKVLFRNQYFIKTLFQALLVTTVSFVLLFSSTQSALAEGTLKQNFKQADIKTVIEAVAKITGKNFIIDPRVKGNVTFIAPEGMKPEELYDSLLAVLNVYGYVAIPADGVIKVVPANIARDQIPYRNWTEYDEDWVTEVISIYNVNASKLVAVLRPLVAKEGHLVALAESNKLIVSDTVSNIKRLKSILKRVDVDVKGAFEVIPIKNTSAVDLAKTLKSVMPKNQGGVDATIGFDARSNRIILSGDEIKRMMLRALIAELDVPMDAEGGVQVIYLRYAKAADIAPILQKIASNQAIQVSEETTTTSSAPKAAAAPESVAGIPEQVTGLNMSVLNKNELKEKISIEADERMNALVISAPTAVANGLKKVIKQLDIRRAQVLIEAIFVEIAADKAAALGVEWGLSGAGGAGVINFSGAIPALIGNSGNVLAQSQVIGSGITLAGGNVDSDGYGWGALISALNSDSSSNILATPSVLTLDNEEAEILVGKEVPFQTGTYANTGTSITNPFSTIERKNVGLKLKVKPQINEGNEVYLDIDQEVSDVIDKGQAIDIQTSKRQIKTKVIVGDGKMVVLGGLINEKEVRSKSKVPGLGDIPGLGSLFSSSKDTREKVNLMVFLRPIIIRNNEMSDYYSNKKYNYIYQQQEDMLNKKEGQLLEGLRPRLPTQKQFENSEPATPYSEEQKAKETAAKEQAKTDKASKKDDSLIQEMSTEDLLGL; this is translated from the coding sequence ATGAATATCGCTCACAATGCAAACAACCAGGAGAGCAAGGTGTTGTTTAGAAATCAATATTTTATAAAGACTCTATTTCAAGCTTTATTAGTGACAACGGTGAGTTTTGTACTGTTATTTTCAAGCACTCAATCGGCATTGGCTGAAGGAACCTTAAAACAGAATTTTAAACAGGCTGATATTAAAACGGTGATTGAGGCTGTAGCTAAGATTACCGGTAAAAACTTTATTATTGACCCTCGCGTAAAAGGGAATGTAACTTTTATTGCTCCTGAAGGGATGAAACCTGAAGAGTTGTATGACTCTTTGTTAGCTGTTCTGAATGTTTATGGTTATGTAGCAATACCTGCGGATGGTGTTATTAAGGTGGTGCCGGCGAATATTGCACGAGATCAAATCCCTTACCGTAATTGGACTGAGTATGATGAAGATTGGGTAACCGAAGTTATTAGTATTTATAACGTTAATGCCAGTAAGTTAGTGGCAGTTTTACGCCCGTTAGTTGCTAAAGAAGGGCATTTAGTGGCGTTGGCGGAAAGCAATAAATTGATTGTTTCAGATACGGTTTCTAATATTAAGCGTTTAAAAAGTATTTTAAAACGTGTAGATGTTGATGTTAAAGGTGCTTTTGAGGTGATTCCTATTAAAAACACCTCAGCAGTTGATTTGGCAAAAACTTTAAAAAGTGTGATGCCTAAAAATCAAGGTGGTGTTGATGCAACGATTGGTTTTGATGCTCGCTCAAATCGAATTATTTTAAGTGGCGATGAAATTAAACGCATGATGTTACGTGCGTTAATTGCAGAACTTGATGTACCGATGGATGCCGAAGGCGGTGTTCAAGTTATTTATTTACGCTACGCTAAAGCTGCAGATATTGCTCCAATTTTGCAAAAAATTGCCAGTAATCAAGCTATTCAAGTTAGCGAAGAAACCACCACCACTTCTTCTGCGCCAAAAGCAGCTGCAGCTCCTGAAAGTGTGGCTGGGATTCCTGAACAGGTTACTGGTTTGAATATGTCGGTTTTGAATAAAAACGAGCTTAAAGAAAAAATTAGTATTGAAGCCGATGAACGCATGAATGCTTTGGTTATCAGTGCACCAACTGCTGTTGCAAATGGTTTGAAAAAAGTTATAAAGCAGTTGGACATTAGGCGTGCTCAAGTATTGATTGAAGCAATTTTTGTTGAAATTGCAGCAGATAAAGCGGCTGCATTGGGTGTTGAATGGGGCCTAAGTGGTGCAGGCGGTGCGGGAGTTATTAACTTTTCGGGTGCGATTCCTGCATTGATTGGTAACTCTGGCAATGTATTGGCTCAGTCTCAGGTTATCGGTTCGGGCATTACCTTAGCAGGCGGTAATGTTGATTCAGATGGTTATGGATGGGGGGCTTTGATTAGTGCCTTAAACTCAGATTCATCTTCTAATATTTTGGCAACACCTTCTGTATTAACTTTGGATAATGAAGAAGCTGAAATTTTAGTGGGTAAAGAGGTGCCGTTTCAAACGGGAACTTATGCCAATACTGGAACTTCAATCACTAATCCGTTTAGTACAATTGAACGAAAAAATGTGGGTTTGAAACTAAAAGTTAAGCCGCAAATCAATGAAGGTAATGAGGTCTACTTGGATATTGATCAAGAAGTTTCTGATGTGATTGATAAGGGTCAAGCAATAGACATTCAAACTTCTAAACGCCAAATTAAAACCAAGGTTATTGTAGGCGATGGCAAGATGGTTGTGCTAGGTGGTTTGATTAATGAAAAAGAAGTTCGTTCAAAATCAAAAGTTCCAGGCCTGGGTGATATACCTGGTTTGGGTAGTCTATTTAGCTCATCAAAAGATACTCGTGAAAAAGTGAATTTAATGGTGTTTTTACGCCCGATAATTATTCGCAATAATGAGATGAGCGACTATTACAGTAATAAAAAATATAACTATATTTATCAACAACAAGAAGATATGTTGAATAAAAAAGAAGGACAGTTATTAGAAGGACTTCGTCCAAGATTACCTACACAAAAGCAATTTGAAAATAGCGAGCCTGCAACACCGTACAGTGAGGAGCAAAAAGCCAAAGAAACGGCGGCTAAAGAACAAGCTAAAACAGATAAAGCGAGTAAAAAAGATGACTCATTGATTCAAGAAATGAGTACAGAAGACCTGTTAGGTTTATAA
- the gspE gene encoding type II secretion system ATPase GspE — MNVTLPFGFANKNKVLVKSLDAGLQVEYTTETPGSALLELQRQFASCDIELKKIDQAQFDMEIQSSYSSHGQESMQAIEAIETEDLASVFAEVGEPEDLLDSEDEAPIIKLLNAILGEAIRSRASDIHIEPFENQLRIRFRIDGILKTVLTPKIALASMLVSRIKVMARLDIAEKRLPQDGRISLKLGGRAVDLRVSTIPSSYGERVVLRLLDKSAGRLNLKELKLPEQVEKGVQAALAKSHGIFLVTGPTGSGKTTTLYAGLTLLNDAERNIMTVEDPIEYHIDGINQTQVNTKADMTFAKGLRAILRQDPDVVMVGEIRDAETATIAVQASLTGHLVLSTLHTNSAVGAVTRLRDMGVEPFLLSSSIVGVLAQRLVRELCDCKTPHEADEVECEILGVKHATIYEPNGCEACRYTGYKGRMGLYELFLMDEKLRAMIYSNMTEDEIEAVLRKSSKSLRDNGYEAVLKGHTNLSEVQRVTQV; from the coding sequence ATGAATGTTACCTTACCCTTTGGTTTTGCCAATAAAAATAAAGTATTGGTTAAAAGTCTAGATGCAGGCTTGCAGGTTGAATACACGACTGAAACTCCCGGCAGTGCTCTATTAGAGTTACAAAGACAATTTGCAAGTTGTGATATTGAGCTTAAAAAAATTGATCAAGCCCAGTTTGATATGGAGATTCAATCAAGTTATTCATCGCACGGTCAAGAATCAATGCAAGCTATTGAGGCGATTGAAACCGAGGATTTAGCCTCAGTTTTTGCTGAAGTGGGTGAGCCAGAAGATCTATTAGATAGTGAAGATGAAGCCCCTATCATTAAACTGCTGAATGCAATTTTAGGTGAGGCGATTCGTTCTCGTGCTTCTGATATTCATATTGAACCGTTTGAAAACCAATTACGTATCCGTTTTAGAATTGACGGCATTTTAAAAACCGTACTCACTCCCAAAATCGCTTTAGCCTCAATGTTGGTATCTCGTATTAAGGTTATGGCTCGTCTAGATATTGCTGAAAAACGCTTGCCACAAGATGGTCGTATCTCTTTAAAACTTGGTGGTAGAGCGGTAGATTTAAGGGTTTCAACTATACCGTCAAGCTATGGCGAACGTGTGGTATTACGTCTATTAGACAAAAGTGCAGGCCGTTTAAATCTTAAAGAACTCAAACTTCCTGAGCAAGTAGAAAAGGGTGTGCAAGCCGCGTTAGCTAAATCACATGGTATTTTCTTGGTCACGGGGCCAACAGGTTCTGGTAAAACCACCACCTTATATGCTGGCTTAACGTTATTAAATGATGCCGAACGTAATATTATGACAGTCGAAGATCCGATTGAATATCACATTGATGGCATTAATCAAACCCAAGTAAATACCAAGGCCGATATGACGTTTGCTAAAGGTTTAAGAGCCATTTTACGTCAAGACCCAGATGTGGTGATGGTGGGTGAGATTCGTGATGCAGAAACTGCCACTATTGCGGTGCAAGCCTCTTTGACAGGGCATTTGGTATTATCCACTTTACATACTAATTCTGCAGTCGGTGCAGTAACTCGTTTGAGAGATATGGGGGTTGAACCTTTTTTACTCTCATCAAGTATTGTTGGAGTTTTAGCTCAGCGTTTAGTACGTGAGTTATGTGATTGTAAAACCCCGCATGAAGCCGACGAGGTGGAATGTGAAATTTTGGGTGTTAAACATGCCACGATTTATGAGCCAAATGGTTGTGAAGCTTGCCGATATACTGGTTATAAAGGACGAATGGGATTGTATGAGCTGTTTTTAATGGATGAAAAACTTCGTGCGATGATCTATTCAAATATGACCGAAGATGAGATTGAAGCGGTATTACGAAAGTCTTCAAAATCGTTACGAGATAATGGTTACGAGGCTGTTTTAAAAGGTCATACCAATTTATCTGAAGTACAACGAGTTACTCAGGTTTAG
- the gspF gene encoding type II secretion system inner membrane protein GspF — translation MPAFEYKALTTSGKLKKGFLEGDSEKQIRQMLRDQGLVPTEIEPLSKAPKAGLEGSRSLFVSPIKTADLSLFTRELYTLLDAGTPLNEALKSMAQQAESKQMRRFVTSLHTKVAEGHGLASALSQAPFTVPTDVIATIQAGEESGYLDKVLSRLAESIEQRDQLNKKMKTALIYPILMVVVAVVIVFFLMMYVVPKVVKVFDNMQQTLPPLTQGLLSFSDFIQHQWGWLLFMGVAVWGLFIWLMRQPKGRYKVHQMLLNTPGISRFLIYSSAARWARTLGVLLSSGVAIQDALKIAAEVVTLEPLKTAVVKMVSDVREGESVAKSMQVAGFFPPLLLNLVRTGEGKGQLDTMLLKGAKHYEFSVETAANTLVSVLEPILIIVMGAVVLTVVLAIMMPIFEMNQMVGN, via the coding sequence ATGCCAGCGTTTGAATACAAGGCATTAACCACTTCTGGCAAGCTTAAAAAAGGCTTTTTAGAGGGTGATTCTGAAAAACAAATTCGCCAAATGTTACGTGATCAAGGGCTGGTTCCTACTGAAATAGAGCCACTTTCAAAAGCCCCTAAAGCGGGTTTAGAAGGAAGCCGTTCTCTTTTTGTATCACCCATTAAAACAGCAGATTTATCTTTATTTACCCGAGAGCTATATACACTTTTAGATGCGGGAACGCCTCTTAATGAGGCTTTAAAATCAATGGCACAGCAGGCTGAATCAAAACAGATGAGACGTTTTGTTACCAGCTTGCACACTAAGGTTGCTGAGGGGCATGGTTTAGCCAGTGCATTAAGCCAAGCACCATTTACCGTGCCCACGGATGTTATTGCCACCATTCAAGCGGGTGAAGAGAGTGGTTATTTAGATAAGGTGTTGTCTCGTTTAGCTGAATCCATTGAGCAGCGTGACCAGCTTAATAAGAAGATGAAAACAGCCCTAATTTATCCTATTTTAATGGTAGTTGTTGCGGTTGTGATTGTGTTCTTTTTAATGATGTATGTTGTGCCTAAAGTGGTTAAGGTGTTTGATAATATGCAACAGACGTTGCCGCCTTTAACTCAAGGTTTATTGAGCTTTAGTGACTTTATTCAACATCAGTGGGGTTGGTTATTGTTTATGGGTGTTGCAGTGTGGGGGTTATTTATTTGGTTAATGCGTCAACCAAAAGGTCGCTATAAAGTACATCAAATGTTACTGAATACCCCTGGTATTAGTCGTTTTTTAATTTACTCTTCGGCGGCTCGTTGGGCAAGAACACTAGGGGTTTTACTTTCGAGTGGTGTAGCGATTCAAGATGCACTTAAGATTGCTGCTGAGGTGGTGACCTTAGAACCGTTAAAAACAGCCGTGGTTAAAATGGTGTCTGATGTTCGTGAAGGTGAATCGGTTGCAAAATCTATGCAAGTTGCGGGGTTTTTTCCGCCATTATTATTGAACCTAGTAAGAACGGGTGAGGGTAAAGGTCAGTTAGATACCATGTTACTTAAGGGTGCAAAACATTATGAGTTTTCAGTAGAAACTGCGGCCAATACATTAGTGAGTGTTTTAGAGCCTATTTTGATTATTGTAATGGGTGCGGTGGTATTGACTGTGGTATTGGCAATTATGATGCCAATTTTTGAAATGAATCAAATGGTTGGTAATTAA
- the gspG gene encoding type II secretion system major pseudopilin GspG, giving the protein MNKQKLRLQKGFTLIELMVVVVILAVLAGLVVPNLMDRPDEARLVKAKQDISAISSALKLYKLDNFVYPTTDQGLEALVTKPDTDPVPKNWKNLLDNVPLDPWGNPYLYLSPGEHGAFDLFTYGADGVEGGEGVNATIGQWNIK; this is encoded by the coding sequence ATGAATAAACAAAAACTGAGACTTCAAAAGGGTTTTACACTGATTGAGTTAATGGTGGTTGTGGTTATTTTGGCAGTTTTAGCAGGCCTGGTTGTTCCTAATTTAATGGATCGACCTGATGAAGCACGTCTTGTTAAAGCCAAACAAGATATTTCAGCTATTTCATCGGCCTTAAAACTATATAAATTAGATAATTTTGTTTATCCAACAACTGATCAAGGCTTAGAAGCTTTAGTGACTAAACCGGATACAGATCCCGTTCCAAAAAATTGGAAAAATCTATTAGATAATGTACCTCTTGACCCATGGGGCAATCCGTATTTGTATTTATCGCCAGGTGAACATGGTGCTTTTGATCTGTTTACCTATGGGGCTGACGGAGTAGAAGGGGGTGAAGGTGTGAATGCAACTATAGGCCAATGGAACATAAAGTAA
- a CDS encoding prepilin-type N-terminal cleavage/methylation domain-containing protein, protein MANRALESLKNQQGFTLIELMVVVVIMSVVVSVGVLSLGRINQDLAENQQAKIESYFKQVADQSAFNQKMYLIAPDDEGLTTYKYVNYEWQPADDIANLAWQNGFEVSWVLDEHFAEQQKLTRPGWVFWPSGDVLSGSITLKNLDTNTGSSATNREMKLSWNEALEFTRD, encoded by the coding sequence ATGGCCAACCGTGCTCTAGAATCACTCAAAAATCAGCAAGGGTTTACGCTGATAGAGTTAATGGTTGTTGTGGTCATTATGAGTGTGGTGGTTTCGGTTGGGGTTCTTTCATTAGGGCGGATTAATCAAGATTTGGCCGAGAATCAGCAGGCTAAAATTGAAAGCTATTTCAAACAGGTAGCTGATCAATCGGCTTTTAATCAAAAAATGTATTTAATTGCTCCAGATGATGAAGGCTTAACCACCTACAAATATGTGAATTATGAATGGCAACCTGCAGATGATATTGCCAATTTAGCTTGGCAAAATGGATTTGAAGTCTCTTGGGTTTTGGATGAACATTTTGCAGAGCAACAAAAACTTACCAGGCCTGGTTGGGTGTTTTGGCCCAGTGGTGATGTTTTAAGTGGCAGCATTACATTAAAGAACTTAGATACAAATACTGGTAGCTCTGCAACCAACAGAGAAATGAAACTCAGTTGGAATGAAGCACTAGAGTTCACTCGAGATTAA
- the gspI gene encoding type II secretion system minor pseudopilin GspI, with protein MVKRINKFAGFTLIEVMVALAIIAIALSAVSRSLGVTVSNQSHLESRVVATWVAENVIAQQQISAGSNDESTQTVEMLNRKWLVTSQTESTFLPEIYRLSVEVKEQGSEEVSANLFSVVGTNDK; from the coding sequence ATGGTTAAGAGAATCAATAAATTTGCTGGCTTTACCTTAATTGAAGTCATGGTGGCCTTGGCGATTATTGCTATTGCCTTATCTGCAGTGAGCCGAAGTTTAGGAGTAACTGTCTCTAACCAATCACATTTAGAGTCACGAGTGGTAGCAACTTGGGTGGCAGAAAATGTGATTGCTCAGCAGCAAATTTCTGCTGGGAGTAATGATGAATCTACTCAAACGGTGGAGATGTTAAATCGTAAATGGCTAGTCACCTCACAAACAGAATCCACTTTTTTGCCAGAAATTTACCGCTTGTCTGTTGAGGTTAAAGAACAAGGAAGCGAAGAAGTTTCAGCTAATTTATTTAGCGTTGTAGGTACCAATGACAAGTAA
- the gspJ gene encoding type II secretion system minor pseudopilin GspJ — MTSKVNYRLKQGGFTLIELLVALGVSAVIAVLSYQSIDSMVNVKTSVEEHSNQAEKLQRAMWWMEQDFVQLVPRPVEDELGSKIAAFKYRDDTGVELSRNAQFATPNANGGLLRVGYILENKVLYRLTWPVMDRAPDTKPKKVVLLKDVTGFDIELLSANNHWVQSWPASSQALSALPRAIKVTIEHKTLGKLSRLFLGVG; from the coding sequence ATGACAAGTAAAGTAAATTATCGCCTAAAGCAAGGTGGGTTTACTCTTATTGAGTTGCTGGTGGCTTTGGGGGTTTCTGCAGTGATTGCCGTGTTGTCTTATCAATCGATTGACAGCATGGTGAATGTTAAAACGAGTGTTGAAGAACACTCTAACCAAGCTGAAAAATTGCAAAGAGCAATGTGGTGGATGGAGCAAGATTTTGTTCAGCTCGTACCTAGACCTGTAGAAGATGAATTAGGCTCAAAAATAGCCGCATTTAAATACCGTGATGATACCGGGGTAGAGTTAAGCCGAAACGCTCAGTTTGCCACACCAAATGCCAATGGTGGTTTATTACGTGTTGGCTATATTTTAGAAAATAAGGTGTTGTACCGATTAACGTGGCCAGTAATGGATAGAGCTCCAGACACCAAACCTAAAAAAGTGGTATTACTCAAAGATGTGACTGGATTTGATATTGAGTTACTTAGTGCTAATAATCATTGGGTTCAATCTTGGCCAGCCTCTAGCCAAGCTTTGAGTGCTTTGCCAAGAGCGATTAAGGTCACTATTGAGCACAAAACGTTAGGTAAGTTATCACGTTTGTTTTTGGGAGTAGGTTGA
- the gspK gene encoding type II secretion system minor pseudopilin GspK translates to MYKKQKAPKTQQGFALLTVMLVVALVSMVSSQLLYDQQVHIQRSTFMIHQAHSISVAYGFEDWVKKGLMADAKNNATDHLNEQWAQPLAPIPFADGEVSGRLQDLQARLNVNNVLEKDSKIRIFWKKMVDRYLAIQLPEENFVGFSDVLQDWVDADDDTQDYGAESQVYLLNQPAYRAANEPMVMPSEISRLQGMERLNQKDLLRIESDLTALPEVTAINVNTADATTLMAMADWLTEDVAKQWIEQRKAQPAEDINQFLAFLVSITGFTLEEISKDIPSQVLDVKSHYFLLEARVDYGDVKQIVTSIFNRKSENEVILVQRWLSVG, encoded by the coding sequence ATGTATAAAAAACAGAAAGCTCCAAAAACTCAACAAGGTTTTGCGTTGCTTACTGTCATGTTGGTGGTGGCACTGGTAAGCATGGTGTCTAGCCAATTGTTATATGACCAACAAGTGCATATACAGCGTAGTACTTTTATGATTCATCAAGCCCATTCTATTTCGGTAGCCTATGGTTTTGAAGACTGGGTTAAAAAAGGCCTAATGGCTGATGCGAAAAATAACGCTACAGATCATTTAAATGAACAATGGGCACAACCTTTAGCCCCAATACCGTTTGCTGATGGAGAAGTTAGCGGGCGATTACAAGATTTGCAAGCGCGTTTAAATGTAAATAACGTGCTGGAAAAAGATAGTAAAATCCGCATTTTTTGGAAAAAAATGGTGGATCGTTATTTAGCGATACAGTTGCCTGAAGAGAATTTTGTTGGTTTTTCTGATGTGCTCCAAGACTGGGTAGATGCCGATGATGACACTCAAGATTATGGTGCAGAAAGTCAGGTGTATTTATTAAATCAACCCGCTTATAGAGCAGCAAACGAACCGATGGTTATGCCTAGTGAGATAAGCCGCTTACAAGGTATGGAACGGTTGAATCAGAAAGACTTACTAAGAATAGAGAGCGACTTAACGGCTCTGCCTGAAGTAACGGCGATTAATGTGAATACTGCCGATGCAACTACTTTAATGGCCATGGCTGACTGGCTAACAGAAGACGTTGCTAAACAATGGATAGAACAAAGAAAGGCTCAACCGGCTGAAGATATTAATCAGTTTTTAGCCTTTTTAGTGAGTATTACTGGCTTTACGCTTGAAGAGATTAGTAAAGACATCCCTAGTCAGGTTTTGGATGTAAAAAGTCATTATTTTTTATTAGAAGCACGTGTTGATTATGGCGATGTAAAACAGATTGTTACATCGATTTTTAATCGAAAAAGCGAGAACGAAGTGATATTAGTGCAAAGGTGGTTAAGTGTTGGGTAA
- the gspL gene encoding type II secretion system protein GspL yields MLGKNHSQTEIQQTDGILANSLVASISLQGELQIQTIDGQLLKTEEVISKLKSSRRLAKEIAIVWLPTQKIVMTEVTVPGKRKAHWMAALPFSLEESLAESIENYHVVAYHRTTEGLVSVAIATHEDMKNWKRVVESFGLQHVQLIPNCFRLENSNGELAQDSQAWTIYHQGECVLVRTSGYQGFAGNTNWYVAIKEQALNNLFLKKQQADAHIDETTVTDQDLLTSHSQNLAKVLPLSLSQSAYKSNASEKGHWYEWRWIGVLFLVTIVLYLGMQMLQTHQLQKQAAYVSQQNTKLFKVMFPQAKRIVNIKSQALTYLKQSAEGDKEIQFLMPILQQIEPWFNQAKTVKVEQLQWQSDKKQKALAITVSAPSSKEIERLISLQKESKNSEYTMTLNLKNVTAEGAEGVIYVDAN; encoded by the coding sequence GTGTTGGGTAAGAACCATAGTCAAACCGAAATACAGCAAACAGATGGCATTTTAGCCAATTCGCTAGTAGCTAGTATCTCGTTGCAAGGTGAGTTGCAAATTCAAACGATTGATGGGCAATTGTTAAAGACTGAAGAGGTGATTTCTAAACTTAAATCGAGCCGTCGATTAGCCAAAGAAATTGCCATTGTTTGGTTGCCAACTCAAAAAATTGTGATGACCGAAGTTACTGTACCAGGTAAACGCAAGGCACACTGGATGGCTGCTTTGCCGTTTTCTTTAGAAGAGAGCTTGGCAGAATCAATTGAAAACTATCACGTTGTAGCTTATCACCGAACAACAGAGGGTTTGGTATCGGTCGCGATTGCCACCCATGAGGACATGAAAAACTGGAAACGTGTGGTTGAGTCTTTTGGGTTACAGCATGTGCAGTTAATACCGAACTGTTTTAGGTTGGAAAACAGTAACGGTGAGTTGGCTCAAGACTCGCAAGCTTGGACAATTTATCATCAAGGTGAATGTGTATTAGTTAGAACCAGTGGTTATCAAGGCTTTGCGGGTAATACAAATTGGTATGTAGCAATTAAAGAACAGGCGTTAAACAATCTGTTTTTGAAAAAGCAGCAAGCGGATGCTCATATTGATGAAACTACGGTTACCGACCAAGATCTGCTTACTAGTCATTCACAAAATTTAGCCAAAGTATTGCCGCTGAGTTTAAGTCAGTCTGCTTATAAAAGTAATGCGAGTGAGAAAGGCCATTGGTACGAATGGCGTTGGATTGGGGTACTATTTTTGGTAACGATTGTATTGTATTTGGGTATGCAAATGTTACAAACCCATCAACTACAAAAACAAGCCGCTTATGTTTCTCAGCAAAATACCAAGCTGTTTAAGGTGATGTTTCCTCAGGCTAAACGTATCGTTAATATTAAATCTCAAGCGTTAACCTATTTGAAACAGAGTGCTGAAGGCGATAAAGAAATTCAATTTTTAATGCCTATTTTGCAACAGATAGAACCTTGGTTTAATCAAGCTAAAACGGTAAAAGTTGAACAGTTGCAATGGCAAAGCGATAAAAAGCAGAAGGCGTTAGCAATCACAGTCAGTGCTCCGAGTTCTAAAGAGATAGAACGGTTAATATCGCTTCAGAAAGAATCTAAAAATAGCGAATATACTATGACTCTAAACCTAAAAAATGTCACTGCAGAGGGTGCTGAGGGGGTGATTTATGTGGATGCAAATTAA
- the gspM gene encoding type II secretion system protein GspM gives MWMQINQAWLNLDAREQTLVKALAVFLVLVLLYLLIWSPIHNQKRQAQQTLTTAEQEWQWLNKQIPAAKALLAEGSSTNLQKVDTQNGLMSLLQSSLRQQNLFKDIKTLQGVDKGGKVSFEQVDATRLFKWLTLLERQGVVPKTLQVNWVAPGLVKADMQFKVN, from the coding sequence ATGTGGATGCAAATTAACCAGGCCTGGTTAAATTTAGATGCCCGTGAACAAACCTTGGTTAAAGCCTTGGCGGTCTTTCTAGTGTTGGTTTTGTTATACCTATTAATTTGGTCACCAATCCATAATCAAAAGCGACAAGCACAACAAACGTTAACCACGGCAGAACAAGAGTGGCAGTGGCTCAATAAACAAATACCTGCTGCAAAAGCCTTACTGGCCGAAGGTAGTAGTACTAACCTACAAAAGGTTGATACTCAAAATGGATTAATGTCATTATTGCAAAGTAGTTTACGCCAGCAAAACCTGTTTAAAGATATTAAAACATTACAAGGTGTAGATAAGGGCGGTAAAGTGAGCTTTGAACAAGTAGATGCGACTCGTTTATTTAAATGGCTGACATTGCTTGAAAGGCAGGGAGTTGTGCCTAAAACCTTGCAAGTGAATTGGGTTGCACCAGGCCTGGTAAAAGCAGATATGCAATTTAAAGTAAATTAA